A segment of the Branchiostoma floridae strain S238N-H82 chromosome 10, Bfl_VNyyK, whole genome shotgun sequence genome:
ACAAGAGACTCAGCCGGGACTGCAGTGATCAGTTAGAGCTAGGCAGGTCACATTTGGAGCAAAAGCAGCAACTGTTCTCCCTCCCTCACCACTGCGATCTGGAGTCATGTCGGATCCTCCTGGCTAGAAGGGGACGTTCGGGAGCCCCCAAACGAAACGCGAAACGACGGCCAACTTGCCGTCCCGTCTCGGAGTGAAGGTGGCTCCTGGCACTGTGTACTTGACTCCTCGTGACTGTTGCGCCGGACGCTTGTTCTGAGTCAAGTGGTCCTGTTGCGACATGAAGGACGCAAAAGATGGTACCGCAAGACAAGGAGCCTACCTCCACGTTAGGCCGCGTTTTCATGTCTCAGACCAAAGTGCCTTCGCGAATCCCGCCACAGGAGCGTGGTGTTTGCTCTCCTGTCGATACCAACCTAGCACGTCCGGCTGGGAATTTCTCGTTTCAATCTAAAAGTTGTAAAGATGGCCAGGAAGTGGTTCAGCCTTACCCTGGGCCCTTCTTGTGGAAGCTGTGTTCGAACATGGAGAGTTCATCCACCTAGTTCTGTTGGCTGTGGCTAACCTACCCGTCTTTTCAGCTACGCTTGTGGGCAAAGCAAAATAGATTTTCACAACATTCCGGTTTTTCGATGTGTTTGAAACGACGTTTTAAGGCAAGCTCAAGGTTTCTACATACCGAGTATCAACTAACTGAACTAGACATTTCTAGCACACGGTTGCCAGGCAAAGCGATAAATTCCACCATCAGAACTGAGCAAGGTATACATTTCAGATCAAGCACATTGCAGAGTATATTGAACACTGTTCAGACCAAATTTTGTGGCCAGTCGTCAAATTATTGATCTGTCTACATGTCCCTTTCTGCCTGCCGTAGGAATATTTCTATTCTGCATGTATTACATTCTCTTACATAGTCGATTTTCTGCGGTGCATGAATACAGGTTTTGGAAAAGATTCACAtgtttttcttaacattttctCTGTGCTGTTGACTTAAAGATATGAATGGCCTAATAATTTGCTAAATTTATATAATATGAATATATATGAGGACCGAATTTTCTTATTGAAAATTTGGTGTGGCATACATGGAACCTTCATTAGAATTTCAGGTTGACAGTGGTACTTTGATCCATTGAAGGTCTGTCATGGGGCAGATGGTCGCTTATCCCAGCATGCCGTTCGGTTGTCAAAGATATTCCGGCGTGCTGTTCGGTTGTTCCCATGGCAGCCTGGGATGTGCCCCGCCCTGGGATGTTGTATCACATGACTAAACAACATCAGAAGGTGGGAACACACCCCAGTGCCGAGCATTCCTGTCATCACTGGTTCATATGATGTCATATCCATCTTCTACTCAAAACACATTGGAAATTGAAAACTAGATTGTAAATGATCTCACATATCCTATATAGCTAAATATTTGTTAATATTCTGTTAGCTGTGATCATTTCCtaatcttgtttgttttaacctttgtttattcatgaaagctcaaatcggcctgcaagctgcttttcattgagggaagaggcaagggtcagacgaagtactagtatatgacagATGCAGTTAACATCGTTTgcatctccaagtagatgttgggaTTTACAGTTGCAAAGGTGCGCCATCTAGAGGGAAAATTGCAAGAACATGCAAAAACTGATTCCTACTTCTGCTTGGATATTTGTTGTTTGCATACATTCTGCCAAACAAATGTTGCTATAATTTTGTTGCAATTAAGTTGTGCAATTGCCATCTATAATTTTTTCTTGCATAAAGCCACTTTGCTTGACCATTTCCAATAAATTATATCTCTGTTCAAAGATGCTAGTCCCGATATTGCCCAACGTTGTAGGCTTGGTTTCTTCGGTACTGTAAGGTTCAGTCTCCGTAGAGCTAACTCCATCTACAAGCAGCCACAGGTGTTGAcgatgatgtttggtatgtgctGTGTGGAAATCGTTTTCCCGCCATCAAAGCTGTATCGTATGAGTAGGTCCCGCATCTGTCCCGGGACTGGCACACAGCATGGCTTCATCTCGTACACAGGAGACACCTGCAACAACATAACACAAACGACATGACGTCATAGCACGGGaagctttctgattggtcaggactGCAAACAACACGTACGAAATGACGTCATAGCATTGATCATTGTAGGATGCTAACATTTCACAAGTACAATGACACATCTCCATATCTATTTTCGTCACAGAAATCTcagaaattcaatttttctGCTGCAAGGATTGAGTGAGGCACGTTTAAGTAGAAACAGTTGAATTCGTCAGGGTCCAAGTTACTTGTGTTCATTAATGGTTTTCGTAGGTCAAATTTCCATAGTCGAAAATAAACGATACTAGGCACACTTATTACGTGTTACAAGGAACAAGGGTACCAAGTTTCGCTCCTCTTATTGAAAAACTAGTCTATGAAAAACTTTGATAAAGAACACACCGCTTATTTACACAAAACTGATGAGCGCTCTCGGttctatcacacacacacatccatcCACTCTACCAACTGTAAAGGAAAACTGTATTTCAGAACTGAACCGGAATGGGCCAGCTGCTTGTTCTGACTTGGCACACCAATGATGtcacaaatcaaaatggcggcgcccatgacCCTAGTGTAAAACAGGACAGGTTTTCTCTATGCAAAACAGCACAGAGCACAACGCCTAGGTAAGTGAGTGGGACTAACCACCTGGTCCATGATCGCGGCGTGGGGGGAGGGCAGGTTGTAGCTCGCACACTGGCCCAGACAGTAGTGGGCATCAAACTCCGCCGGTTCCATCACCCATCCATCCCAACCAATATCCTTGAACGATACAACCTGAAAACAACGGGGCAGTATAAACAAAATTgcagtaatatgtcaaaaggtGAAGAAATAAGTTCTTGACCATTCCCTTTGAATAGAGTAATCCAAAAAAAGTTAGGATCTGTCTACGATGATATTTTCAATGCTCTAGCATTcgctttgctcactcggtggtttatttgGTGGTTTATGGTTACTGGCTAACACATATGGACGAGTCCTGAAGTAATGTACTGGTACAGTTACTGCACTTCgtatacagatgcagatagATGAGCCATCTAGCGCTAGCTAAACGATCGGTTGACTTTCTCTCTACTTGATTTCTCTCTACTTGATTTCTCTCTACTTGATAAGTTAGCGCCTCACCAGAGATCTTCGACAGCAACTCCGTGGCGATGGCGATGTTTCATTCCGTGACGATATGAAGTCTTTTTCGTCGTCTTCATCGTCGTTACAATCGTTCGACACGTCACGTTTGTGACGCCGTGGCTCCCGCTGATGCAAGAAACCACTGCCTTCATCTTCGTCCAACTGAAACAAGtcaaaaatggaagaaaaatcgtttgattatgacgtcattttctcgACAGTTTCTCCGTGTTGGCATCTTCAGATTATGATGTCATTCTCTGGACGGGCAGGCACTTTGTTGGTGTCGTCTGATTATGACGTGGTTCTCTGGATGGATGGAGACGTTTTACTGTTTGGACTCGTCTTACTATGACGTCATACTCCCaacagttgaaaactttttttttagttctgtCGTTTGCTTATGACGTCGATTTCTAGAAGAATGTCTGAATGGAGACTTTTTTCTTGGTGGCGTCGTCTGATAGTGACGCCTTTATTTGGACGGAGACGTTTTACCCTTTTGTGTCGTTtgactatgacgtcattttttcGACGGATGGTGACTAttcactgtatacatgtactggagcaaggaggttgtaGTTGGAGTCGTCCGATTATAATGTCATTCTACCGACGGACGCAGATGTTTAACTCTTTTGTGTCGATtgtttatgacgtcattttcttgACGACGAAAACATTTCACTGTGTTGGCGGCGTTTGATTATGACTGTAATTATGTTATCTGATTATGATGTCATACCTGTTCTCTTACCTCCTGTATCGTCAGAACCATGAAGGGCCTGTTTCCCGCTGTCTCAGAAGTGTCGTCTGGGTCTGTGTAGAAAGGAGCGTTTCTCATGTGTCTCTTACAGCTGAGGCATCGGATATCGAACCCGCCGTTTCTCTCCGGGCTGCCCAGCCAGAAGTTCGTCAGCTGAAATGGTTCATGAATGAGAGCTatttaaagtttaaacatcTTGGCTCCTACATTGCAGACAGTATGCAGCACGGTCAAAATAATGAATTATTATCATCACCGTTGACCGTGGCTGTACTACTCGAAAGATACTACAGTCTTCAGTTCAATCTGACGTCACTTGAAGTCATAGACACCTCAACAGTGCCTTGAGTTCCAAAGTATCTGTTGTTTGGCTTCTGTGATACTGAAGGTTCATGCCCAAATGGTTTATCATACACGCATATATGAATTCAAATACTGTAGTAGCTACGAATACAAATCAAATAAGATTTTGTCAAATCGCCCTGAAGTTCcggagcaagctgctaggggacccatgaTAAAAGCTGCTTggtcgggccccggttaggAAATGGGTCCAAAGCATAAGCTTTGTGGACCCTAATCATCATCAGTACCCATCGCGTATACTGGATGTGGCCATCGGAGCAGTTAAAAAGCTAGGGCGTTAAAACCCTGTGATGGGACATAGTCAGAACGTCTAGGCATACCTCTGTGACGTCAAACTCCGCCCAGCCCGGCAACCGGAAGTCGACCCACTTGGACCCGACCCGGATGACTTTCTCCTCCCCAGCATTGCCAAATATGGCTCTCTGCTCCAGGTGTACTAACATGGAGGAGGGCACCCTAACGGACACCAGGGAAAGACAAGAACTCGTGATCTCTTTGTTTTCTGTTGAAAGTTTCGATCCAATCTCAAGAAACATTGGGCCTACCGAATATTTGGTATTCCTTAGGACGAATGACCCACTACGTTAGACACATGATTTCACAGACACCGCCAGTGACACTCGTGATCTCTTTGTTTTCAGTTCAAACTTTCGATCCAATCACAAGAAACATGGGGCTTACGAACGTTTGGCCTTCTACAGGAGGAATGACCAACTACGCTAGACACTAACTTGAGACACGTGACACTTGTGATctctttgtttaaaaaaaaacgattaaAAACGATTCGATAGTGAGGCGGTCTCTGAAGTGTGTAAATCTTACTTTGAATAATCCTTGAGGCTTTCGATGATTGGCGAGTGCCTCCGAACCTTGTCTTCATTTTTCCTCGGCAGCTCTCGCCACTTCGGCTGGCCGTGATAAGCAGAAAGACTGGCAGATATAACACGATTCCCAGCAGTCGAGGGGAGCTTGAACTGAAGATGGTCTGTGCTGTTTGATATCTGGTCTGTACAAATAGatgacatttacaaatattatgCATCAGTGGGCTAGCAATGTAGCAACTATGTTCGTAACTGTCTCCTTATTTGAATTTCTAAATTCTGTAGCTGTTGTTTCTGGTTAGGTATCATTGTCTGCTAgtgtcaaatacaacacacgTAAGCTAACAGGGCACGCCGATAGTACAAAAAAACTATGGGCCCgacctgaggcgtcgccaataaACAGTTCGAAATCCTAGCAGACAAAACGAGTGTAAGCCGCAAAGACACCAAAACCATTCATCTGCTCAAAGATTGATTGTATACTTGCAAAGAGGACGAATGAGACTCGGCAGCTATAAATATAGGTTTGGATGCCAGGCTTAAGATATTAACTTTGCTACGGCCACCAAACTACATACAATTGTGgtaagtttgaaatcctaggtCTTCTAGGTCACTATTTTACACGGCGATTAATTGAATATTGTTGCGCGTACGGAAAGCACAGCTGTGCACACGTTGTAAAGGTATGTGCCCTGCGACTGGATATATTACCCATGGGAATGGTTCAGCCCGGCATGTTGCAACTACGCAAGCGTGGAAAAATTCCAGAAGTtcctgcagaattctgggaatttttgccaatcttACGCATACTATACTctaaggctagcccctgaggcgtcgccaaaaatgtagtttacCTGTGGAAGGAAAGACGATAATCTTGTACATGGTTGCCTGTGTAAAGAGTCCAGGCCGCACGGGTGGCGCTCGTCGGTCGTTCCCCGGGCGCAGGCGTCTCAGCGGCGGCGGCATGCTGCGCGCCACCAGGGGCCGACTGTGTAGCAGGTCCGGTTCCCTGGACAAAATAAAGGAACCGGGACGAGAGGGGAcacaaacttagccacgtttgaGATTATGTTCTCgcctcaaaagcgccacctacatatAGCAGCGAGAAGCCGAACTCCAATCAGAAGATCTGAGGAAGATATCTGatagacattgaaacgtaagaAGGTTCTGGTTGTGCGAAAGAAAACTGTAATAACATGTGTAGTTTAAGTTCCCTCGGTATGTATACATAGTAAAATGTTTCGTCTGTCTCAAGTTCAACAAAATAGTCAATGCgcacttttttctttcaaatttttgctGGCACTTTGGACTTCGTCAGGTTATCTTACCCACTCACTTCTGTCACGTGACTTGAATTTAGCGGAATTGAATTCGAACATACTAGGAccgttcttttttttaaattttagtaAAGAAGAGGGGGAAATCTGTAAAGGAGTTAGGAGGTTTCGAAAACGTCAACAGTGTCAAGGTGGTTGTAATTGAATATTGGATTCGATTGTGCATGTATAGAGTACAGATAAGACATGTATTGTGTTACACAATACATGTCTTATCTGTACCGCATACCACAACATGCCGGAATCTACGCGGGGAAGGCGAAACCAATGTGATAACAACCGCACTAACGTAGCATGGGGCGTCTTCTGTCAAGGGACGCACTATCAATCAACTACTGTCAATCAACTATTAACGTTATCATGAAGTGTCAGTAAGATGATATTATAAGAAAGCTATGTTACAATGCATATGTAAGTATAATGCCATTGTGCTTTCCAGTATATTGACACTACACGAAATGCAACCTTTACGCATGCCTTACCACATGCGTAAAGGTTGCAGGAGTTTCATAAAAGCCTGCTTTACGCACGTTTTGCGAATGCTTTACGTGCGCGTTAAGATCAGATTTCGTGTAGTGCGAGGCACTTGCAATGGAATTTAGAGAACGACTgagaaaaaatgaatttattgTTTGAAAGTTGTAAGCTTAAGCGAAATCGATAAGATAATCATCACGTGCTAGAGTTCAGCTTTTcggctttgttgttcttaaaCACAATTAAACAACGTTTGCAAACTCTAGGTCTAAAATATGCTATTTCGTTGTTTCACACTTCAATAGAAAGACGACAATGCATATTCATGCCACATTTGGGCTGAATGCGGCAAGTTagacacaaagaaaaaacaggAAAGTTATGATTTACTTATAAATATATGCTTCTCAtgtacagacgaacatacagaATTTTGTCACTACTTCGTAGTTAGCTGATGACATAAGATATACGACACACTTGCCGGCAATATAAGATCAttaaatgtttgtgtgtatgtaaagAATATAAGGCTTTACCTGCTGAGCCCCAACTTATCCAAGATGGTAGCTTTGATAACCTCCTTTCGGTAGATCTCCGATATTCTCCGTTTCTCACTCCTGGGGATGGCTTGGCTGTGAAAGTTCGGCACCAGGAATAGCAGGCTCAAAAGGAGCAACAAAAATGCCGACACCATCTTCTCAATGGCCAGAGTTAAGCACAACAACGCTTTGGTCTTTCTTAAGATAACGTCTTCCAAGACTGGTTGGCTCAAACTAAGATACCGTCTTTTTATACGTATCCTTGTAATCAAGACTGGATGAATGCCACAAGCACGAGTTTGCCTTGCCCTTGCTCCATGTCTTGTTTCACAATACTCATGTTGTATCGTCTCTCTTTGCACGCTATTACAACTTCAGGGTCCTCTTCAATGCCAAATGGTGTACATATCCACACCTTCGCCATGTGTGCCTTCGATGCAGCGTGCCCTGTCCTCACGTTGAACTTCAACATTGGAATGCTCGAAAAACTACACTGTTGGTGAACTTGCTAAAACGGCGCCTTTACCACCAACGTTTTTCTAGCGATTTCTATTTTTATGTCCCGTTCCTGAAGCTAACGTAGCTACACTTTTCGAAATTTCATAATTGTCAGAACTCTCATCTTCTTCAATAGGTACTACcgttatttttcttttcttttttaaagaaaatgtaataGCTCTCTATCGCAGTGTAGGACGGAGCGTGTTGTTATATATAATGTTCTGATTGGTCTAATATAGGTGTGGGTGTACCTCAAGGATCCATTTTACGGCCCATGCTATTATATATCATTTCCCTTTGTGACTACAGTTTTGATTTGGTTGAATCCCAATGCAAAATATGATTTAATCATGACCTACGTACGCCTTAACACAGTGTACTTTTATTTGAATGTATAtcttaaatttgaaaaaaaatatgctgCTTGCATGGTTACATTTCGGACGGCCCATCACTGACTTATTCTATACTAATGAACATCCTGCGACCTTATTTTACCTCGACAATTCTATCAAAGGCACGTCCTTCCCATTTTCCACTTTTCAGACGTAACAGATGATTACACTCGTGAACAAGGACAAGAACTGTCATGTTAGTTAGTGTAAAAATATGTTGCTTCATAAAAGGTAAGGCATGAATGCCTTTCTTCTTTATCACTTTTACATTCACAGAGACACATTTGAATGTGTTGGAGAAATGtgatattcatttattcatcatttgTTTCACGGTCGACGATCCATATTTGCacaccacatacatacatctaaaaaaaaaagaaataaaatgtctACAGAAACTACATAACAGAACCATCACTGCCCTGTCAGACTTTGCTTCATGGCGTCAAAGGTGTCGACACTCAATAGTACAAAAAAATGCTAGTATAGATCTGTGTAGACACATCATGATTTTAAGGTGTTGTGCATTTTTTGCCCACCTGAGCCCGAGTACAAGTCACAAGAAAGTCAAAATATACATGCAAAATGACCATAGAAGTTTGTCTTCTTCTCGCTTCGTGGTAATTTACTGATAatgaaaatgtaggattgtatTGGTTTAGCAATAGTCTACTCcctaagcagaggttgggtcgcggagatatagtagtagtcggccagtgtaatttttccgactactactatatctccgcgacgcaacgtctgcttggagagtagcaacaGTCGGTTTGTCAAACTGGAAGAGGAATATGGATTTTTCAGTGCTATTTATATGTCTAAAGTGAGAGGATCTTTACTTTCTACAACTTAATATGATATATCAACaattaacatacatacatatagtaAGATATACGACGAAGTGCACTtaacttcatcttctactgtgTTTGTACAAAATTGACAGATTCTTTGTTCTAAAGGAGTGCGGTTATGGTTTGTGGCAACTGTGTTAGCTCTGTGTCTTATAATTATATTTGTGAATTATATTAATTCCATCGCCTTTGCCATACAACTGACGAGTTACAAAGAAGGAATACAAAAACAGCTAAGAAGGAATATCAAAGAAGTAAGAAGAAGACGAGGAAAATCAAACAGAATAAAGATATTTACCCAAGTCTAGAAGTACAGGTGTCAGGTGCTACAATCTTAAGCAGACAGTATGCACCTGTACATTCCTATCAATGGAAAGTGATGATGGAcatcttacagaaaaaaaatcactgttCTCCATTTCGTACCATTTTGATGGCTATGTTTGCACACACTTGATGTGTATTCATGGTGTGACAGATAGTTCATGTGTATCTAGTTATCATATTACCTCAATTGTCCTTTCCAGCTCTTTAACACCTATCAACCTTGCTGcagataacagaaacatgttagcAATGTTTAAAGACTCGCCAGTTTGATAAGTGTTATGTTACCTTCTATTTGCCAGATAAAGTCCTAACATTATTGTATCAATAGCTAGAGGAGGGGAAAATAAATGGGTGGGTTGCCATAGCAGCCCAATTTCTGTGGACCAATTCCAGGAGTTTCCTCTCCTGCAAAGCTCAGAAATAATTTTTGACGCATTTCTACTCTAAAATCTGGGTTCTGCTAATAGATCTTCTAGCAACCAACTTGATTACTGTGTATCCTTCGTGGAGATAGTCAAATATCACTGATGTTGCGTTTCTCTTATCTTTTAATACTTGTGCAGGGTATCTCCTAGACGTTATGGCAAACTCTACCTAATCTTTATCAATAAGCTTAGTCTCAAGTACGGCAAAGGCCAGAAGAAACTAGCGAAAACATACCGTCTTTTAAGGAAGACATCCCCTTTATAGGCGATGGTAGACTGATTTTCCTGGATGAAGTCGATCGAAGCACTTGTTGTTGGACATAGTTGGGCACCTTGCCACGTCGTTCCCTTGTCAGGAACTCTCTAGAAAATGTCGCGAAGGAACTAACCAAACCGTTGGGGACGGATTCCTGCATGTTTTGCGGTGATAAGACCGTACCTCCCGGTCGCGCGTTCTGTACCCCACTTGGAGCGGCCTTGTCAGGCGGAAGGGACGCATTCTTTGCCGCCGCGGCGTTTTTCCTGGCACctgtattagtagtagtagtttaaCCACGCGTGTGGCAATGTAAACCCGTGAGGACATCGCCCTTTTGATGGAACCTTTGACTGTATAGCCCCTCCATTTCATTTGATATCTAGAAAATAGCTCAGCGGGCTCCCCTTGTACCTTCTGAGGCGTCCTTATCTACGCAGTCGGAGGAACAAATAGAAAGTTTAAGAAACAATTTGCTGGCACTTGCCACGAGCTTATCATTTTGTATGGGTGTGTGATGTTCTGGAGGATACTTAAGTTGTTCAAGACATGAAAAGCTCTTTCTGAGAGTGAGAGCTGTAAAGAAAGTGTCTTGTTTGgaaattaggccacagcaagtaaattttatgtgtGATATTATTTGCGGACTACGAAAATAAtaagatagggcgaaaaaacaagatggctacattttcaaatttaaaacaatAAGCGttttaacaagaattgaagtgacaaaatatgacatcacacccaacaatgcattcattcctgtattcaagaggtttcacttctacaactgcaGTTCTAGCTGcctcgctagtgtcacttctacaagtacaattatcaaGCTACCTATTCGTccattttggtattttttttggtcatgTTGACGGTTGACCATTCCCGAAGAAGACAACATCTTTTTTCCCCTGAAGTCAGACGAAAATCAaagagcgcgctgatgtcagcCATGAAATTTACTAACTGTGTCCTTATGTGTCAAAACTTGTTTCCAAGCGTCACCAGTGGATTCCGTTGGTCTTTGCGTGTCCTGAGGCCCTCCGGAGGGGTTATGCGACCTTGATATTTAAGACCCGGTGGAAGGAAGCCAGCCTCTTACTTGAAGATGTCCGGGAGACGTTGACGTGCAGGTGCTCCTTGCGTGCAACTCTGGGAGGGCATTTCTTGGCAAGAcggaagaaaacaagaaaacaaggcGGTGGCTCGTCCTTACATGTCAACACTGAAACTTTGATATCTTGTTGGTAAAGAAGTTAACAAGTTCACATTGTCCGAAGTTGCCAAGTCCGTACGCAACAACTGTCAATATTTCGTGGGCATATTCTAATACATAGGAAGATTAGTTTATGTTTCACAAACCCGACGTAAAATCTGAATGGCGTTGATTGATAAGCCGATAGATCGATACTTGTTCAGCGATATGTTGCCATGGTTATAGGTCGTTTCGCTACATTGTCAGTTCGCTACAGTGCGTTTCGCCACATGGTACGTCGTTTCGCCACTAATAATCTAGCGAAACGACTGGTTATCATCTAATGTGACATTTGTCATAGGCCGTCGTTATGATTTTTATGTTGTAGACGCTATCACAGAACCGACAAGCCTTTTctgtaaaatgatttttttacgtGTGCACGACATGTGCACGTGCACGACATGTGCACGAGTGGTCCAAGGCTGAGTGTCCTCAGTTCGAGATCGTACGGTGATCGTGCGACGATTGTAACCGGGAAAACTTGTGAGTGTACTTACCATGAATGAAACACGTGCAATATTAAACGTAAACAGAAAACGTACTGGCTTTACATGGTGCAGAGTGATGTGTCATGGACAGTCGTCCTTCCGCTCCGAGGGTCTCAAGACTTGTCAAGAAAAGTGATAACCTCGGCACCTGGGCTGGTGGCGTGCGGATGGCAGGAAGTGCCAGGTTaacagcttgaaacattgtaGTTTTCCTTGGTACAGAACTAAGATGTTGCTCCAAAACATACTTGAATgctttgtttgaactttgaagtGCATAACAGGTAGTGCGCCTTATTATGACAGAGTGTAACTGTTGCTAAACATAGGATAAAAACCCTGTTCCAAAGTTGCCATCGTATTTATCCTTGCCACTACACTTACGACTATTATAGCATTTGACCAATTCTCTATGTATTTATACTTTTGCCTTTAATCGCTGTTTGACAAAAAAGGACACTCGTTTTTCAACACAGCCATGACTTAATTCCCACAGCATTAACAggaataaaatgtttttgaacAACAGGGTATCCAGGATAAAATCTACTTGTGTAGTCACATGAATGATAAAAGATGCTAGATctgttgaaatacatgtataaggtcTACTGCATATGTCAACGTATGCATAACAGAATcattgataatacatgtacttagattACAAAGTTTTGAACCAATGGGTAAGTATGGTAGCCTAACAGTCTTAAGCCAGATGATAGTATTAATTCATGGGGAAGAGCCATTGACAATGCAATTCTTACAACCATTCTTTAGGTTAACTATACAGTTTGATTATTCTTTTTACATCTCTGTCCGATTTTTCCGGGCTTGCCATTTTCCCTCACCCCTATATTGCATAATGGAAGAATCTTGATAAAGGATACATTGAGGATGTATTTAAAATTCACCATTTTAAAACTCACCATACGCATATAATATGCATTCTGTTTACCATATGGCAATACCTATTCACATGATACTAGCATTCATATTGGGAATCACATTCAGCATGTTactgttttgcttgttttgcataGATCTTTCACAAATAATGAAGGTAATACATTTACTTTCTGTAGTTGTGTCAATTTAGCAAATCTTAGCTACAAGTCTTAAAGAGAAATCATTCATTAGAATGCTGTCAAGACTTTGAAATGGTTTTCTAAGGACCTTGGCTCATTCTCGAAGTGACGAGTTTCTGTGACGTTCACGCCGACTTTCTTCAACCTTTTCACAAACAGTCTCTCCTCTTTTCCGATCCACGCCCGCATAGCGTCATTCACCTGGTAGGGGgtaacatgcacatgtacatccaCCTGCAGTTCTGCAAAATTCCTCAAGGTGGCCTCATTGGTCACCCAGGTGTTAGAACCACCCTGGTGTCCGCCATCAAGCCAGTACATCGTCTTAACCCTCGCCAAAAACTCCTGTAGCTCCGGTATTGGCTTCGCTTCTTGCAACTCGAAGAGTATCTCGTTCAGAACAATGCAGCCTTTGCTAAAGCCAACAAATGTGATTGGAAGGCTTAGCAATCTTTCATCTTGGCAGCTATTTTGATCAGCAGGACAGGAGTCCTGACCTTCAACTTGCTGCTGCAGTTCACTTGAAACCTGCCGTGCGGCGTTGTTGAGCAGGAGTCTCAGGTAAAGCAAGGCATTGGGATATCTGGGTTCATCGCCATATTCGGGAGTGCCCATTGTGTTGCAGACCAGGAAGTTGTAGCAGCTGAATGTCTTGAGGTGC
Coding sequences within it:
- the LOC118424706 gene encoding protein DVR-1 homolog — protein: MPPPLRRLRPGNDRRAPPVRPGLFTQATMYKIIVFPSTDQISNSTDHLQFKLPSTAGNRVISASLSAYHGQPKWRELPRKNEDKVRRHSPIIESLKDYSKVPSSMLVHLEQRAIFGNAGEEKVIRVGSKWVDFRLPGWAEFDVTELTNFWLGSPERNGGFDIRCLSCKRHMRNAPFYTDPDDTSETAGNRPFMVLTIQEVREQLDEDEGSGFLHQREPRRHKRDVSNDCNDDEDDEKDFISSRNETSPSPRSCCRRSLVVSFKDIGWDGWVMEPAEFDAHYCLGQCASYNLPSPHAAIMDQVVSPVYEMKPCCVPVPGQMRDLLIRYSFDGGKTISTQHIPNIIVNTCGCL
- the LOC118424162 gene encoding UPF0565 protein C2orf69 homolog, with the translated sequence MFPRWAVTVLVALRTLTVPRRWGGTMAAERAMSSAQPPTTASLPCRRLGVVQGFPAWQNEVIFCGNREAQDHVVFFPGDVQDYIENMEAHRDNKNWKQWNLEAVAELLSRRFPRSFIWVIKPSHMHLKTFSCYNFLVCNTMGTPEYGDEPRYPNALLYLRLLLNNAARQVSSELQQQVEGQDSCPADQNSCQDERLLSLPITFVGFSKGCIVLNEILFELQEAKPIPELQEFLARVKTMYWLDGGHQGGSNTWVTNEATLRNFAELQVDVHVHVTPYQVNDAMRAWIGKEERLFVKRLKKVGVNVTETRHFENEPRSLENHFKVLTAF